From Triticum urartu cultivar G1812 chromosome 2, Tu2.1, whole genome shotgun sequence, a single genomic window includes:
- the LOC125535668 gene encoding peroxidase 2-like yields the protein MASASRLGLVVLVAMASAASAQLSSTFYDTSCPNALATIKAGVTTAVQNEARMGASLVRLHFHDCFVDGCDGSVLLADTGSFIGEQGAAPNNNSIRGMNVIDNIKTQVEAVCKQTVSCADILAVAARDSVVALGGPTWTVLLGRRDSTTASKTNAENDLPPPTFDLQNLTTLFGNKQLSMTDMVALSGAHTIGQSQCRFFRDRIYNETNINTTFATSLRANCPQSGGDSSLALLDTQTPNGFDNAYYTNLMSQKGLLHSDQVLFNGGGADNTVRSFASSAATFNSAFTTAMVNMGNIAPKTGTQGQIRLVCSKVNS from the exons ATGGCCTCTGCCTCTCGCCTTGGCTTAGTGGTGCTCGTGGCAATGGCCTCGGCGGCGTCGGCGCAGCTGTCGTCGACGTTCTACGACACGTCTTGCCCCAACGCGCTGGCCACCATCAAGGCCGGCGTGACGACCGCCGTGCAAAACGAGGCCCGCATGGGGGCGTCGCTCGTCCGGCTGCACTTCCACGACTGCTTTGTCGAT GGATGTGACGGGTCCGTTCTATTGGCGGACACGGGGAGCTTCATCGGCGAGCAGGGGGCAGCCCCGAACAACAATTCCATTCGAGGCATGAACGTCATCGACAACATCAAAACTCAGGTGGAGGCCGTGTGCAAGCAGACCGTTTCCTGCGCCGACATCCTCGCCGTCGCCGCGCGTGACTCCGTCGTCGCG CTGGGTGGGCCGACATGGACTGTTCTTCTTGGGAGGAGGGACTCCACCACTGCAAGCAAGACCAACGCGGAAAATGACCTGCCACCTCCTACCTTCGACCTCCAAAACCTCACCACCTTGTTCGGCAACAAGCAGCTCAGCATGACAGACATGGTTGCGCTCTCAG GTGCCCACACGATCGGGCAATCGCAGTGCCGGTTTTTCAGGGACAGGATCTACAACGAGACCAACATCAACACCACCTTCGCGACATCTCTCAGGGCCAACTGCCCCCAGTCCGGCGGTGACAGCAGCCTGGCGCTGCTGGACACGCAGACGCCCAACGGCTTCGACAACGCCTACTACACCAACCTCATGTCCCAGAAGGGGCTCCTGCACTCGGATCAGGTGCTGTTCAACGGCGGCGGCGCCGACAACACGGTCAGGAGCTTCGCGTCCAGCGCGGCGACGTTCAACAGCGCCTTCACAACGGCCATGGTAAACATGGGGAACATCGCGCCAAAGACGGGGACGCAGGGGCAGATCAGGCTCGTCTGCTCCAAGGTCAACTCGTAA
- the LOC125540989 gene encoding peroxidase 2-like, whose product MASSSLSVVLLLCLATVASAQLSTTFYDKSCPLALEKIKTGVETAINSDRRMAASLLRLHFHDCFVQGCDASVLLNETSVGGNERGAFGNVGSLRGFEVIEQIKKDVEAVCKKPYSNNPVVSCADILAVAARDSVVALGGPTWEVQLGRKDSANATVALANANLPGPFLDVAGLKASFAGKGLNLTDMVALSGGHTIGMAQCKNFRSRLYTEPNIDSTFQDKLNDTCTPSGNDNSLAPLDDTATPPTQDMFDNAYFLNLQSNKGLLHSDQVLYNATATSGDTEVIVNSFASAQAVFFKAFASAMVKMSNLGPSPGSPQGQVRKECSIPN is encoded by the exons ATGGCATCTTCATCTCTATCAGTCGTGTTGCTCCTGTGTCTGGCCACAGTGGCGTCGGCGCAGCTGTCGACGACATTCTACGACAAGTCGTGCCCTTTGGCTCTTGAAAAAATCAAGACCGGCGTGGAGACGGCCATCAATAGCGACCGCCGCATGGCCGCGTCGCTGCTCCGGCTGCACTTTCATGACTGCTTTGTCCAG GGCTGTGACGCGTCCGTTCTGCTGAATGAGACTAGCGTGGGTGGCAACGAGCGGGGCGCGTTCGGGAACGTGGGATCGCTGCGTGGCTTCGAGGTCATCGAACAAATCAAGAAGGATGTGGAAGCCGTGTGCAAAAAGCCCTACAGCAACAACCCCGTCGTCTCCTGCGCCGACATCCTCGCCGTCGCTGCTCGCGATTCCGTCGTCGCG TTGGGAGGGCCGACGTGGGAGGTTCAACTGGGGAGGAAGGACTCCGCCAACGCTACCGTGGCTCTGGCCAACGCGAACCTGCCTGGGCCGTTCTTGGACGTCGCCGGCCTCAAGGCCAGCTTCGCCGGCAAGGGGCTCAACTTGACCGACATGGTCGCCCTCTCTGGCGGCCACACCATCGGGATGGCGCAGTGCAAGAACTTCAGGAGCAGGCTCTACACCGAGCCCAACATCGACTCCACCTTCCAGGACAAGCTCAACGACACCTGCACCCCGTCTGGCAACGACAACAGCCTGGCCCCGCTGGACGACACGGCGACCCCCCCGACCCAGGACATGTTCGACAACGCCTACTTCCTCAACCTCCAGTCCAACAAGGGGCTCCTGCACTCCGACCAGGTGTTGTACAACGCCACCGCAACCAGCGGTGACACCGAAGTCATCGTTAACAGCTTCGCTTCTGCCCAGGCCGTGTTCTTTAAGGCCTTCGCCTCGGCCATGGTGAAGATGTCCAACCTCGGCCCGTCGCCTGGCTCTCCTCAGGGCCAGGTCAGGAAAGAGTGCTCCATCCCCAACTAA